A portion of the Clostridium gelidum genome contains these proteins:
- a CDS encoding ABC transporter ATP-binding protein yields the protein MENIISMKKVRKDFNKSTVVKNLNIDIKEGEIFGFLGPSGAGKTTTIKILTSQLIPTSGQVMVLGKEIYVEESKVLRNIGVLTDNSGLYERLTVKDNLMLFANINKLHEKDVDYVLENMKMLDFKNKIVKKLSKGMKQRVMLAIAVLHKPKLLFLDEPTSALDPGTTLEIHRFLRKLNKEGTTIFLTTHNMDEADKLCDRVAFLNEGEIVEIGNPEALKLKYAGDDIQVKLKSENNSVIVKNNKEGAEKIESWMKQGQVLSIHSMEPNLEEIFLHLTGREL from the coding sequence TTGGAAAATATAATTTCTATGAAAAAAGTGCGAAAAGATTTTAATAAAAGTACAGTAGTAAAAAATTTGAACATTGATATTAAAGAAGGAGAAATTTTTGGATTTTTAGGTCCAAGTGGAGCAGGAAAAACAACTACGATAAAGATTCTTACATCACAATTAATACCTACCAGTGGACAAGTGATGGTTCTTGGAAAGGAAATATATGTTGAAGAAAGCAAGGTTCTTAGGAATATTGGTGTACTTACTGATAATAGCGGTTTGTATGAAAGGCTTACAGTTAAAGACAATCTCATGTTATTTGCTAATATTAATAAATTGCATGAAAAGGATGTTGATTATGTACTTGAAAATATGAAGATGCTAGATTTCAAAAATAAGATCGTAAAGAAATTATCAAAGGGAATGAAGCAAAGAGTAATGCTTGCAATAGCTGTGCTTCATAAACCAAAACTATTATTCTTAGATGAACCAACTTCAGCGTTAGATCCTGGAACAACTTTAGAAATTCATAGGTTTCTTAGAAAACTCAACAAAGAAGGTACTACTATATTTTTAACTACACATAATATGGATGAAGCTGATAAACTTTGTGATAGAGTAGCCTTTTTAAATGAAGGAGAAATAGTTGAGATTGGAAATCCAGAAGCTCTAAAATTAAAATATGCAGGTGACGATATACAAGTTAAATTAAAAAGTGAAAATAATTCAGTTATTGTAAAAAACAATAAAGAAGGTGCAGAAAAAATTGAGAGTTGGATGAAACAAGGACAAGTTTTATCGATACACTCTATGGAACCGAATTTAGAAGAAATATTTCTGCATTTAACAGGGAGGGAACTATAA
- a CDS encoding ABC transporter permease — translation MDFSIRRVNALFKKEAKDLSRNINVLFMCVLPIMLCFMYSKLFGGSQEGKLFILNVCLNMNFVLVPGFITAMIIAEEKEKNTLRTLMLAAVSPLEFLVGKAMIILLISLGTNILMFFIMGMGLLYLGWFIIVTILVVISMMEFGAVVGIISENQMSTGTIGMPIFMIFLMIPFFIRINDVFRRIAELLPNYNAEILMNRIFTNEAIGINFAYNIAVILAWIIIGAGVFTWIYSKKKLD, via the coding sequence ATGGATTTTTCAATAAGAAGAGTTAATGCATTATTTAAGAAAGAAGCAAAGGACTTATCAAGAAATATTAATGTGTTATTTATGTGTGTACTTCCAATAATGCTGTGTTTCATGTATTCAAAGCTTTTTGGAGGTTCTCAAGAGGGTAAATTATTTATTTTAAATGTGTGCTTAAATATGAATTTTGTACTAGTGCCAGGGTTCATAACTGCAATGATAATAGCAGAGGAAAAGGAAAAAAACACATTGAGAACATTAATGTTAGCAGCAGTTTCACCATTAGAATTTTTAGTTGGAAAAGCTATGATAATATTATTAATTTCACTTGGAACTAATATATTAATGTTTTTTATTATGGGGATGGGGCTTTTATATTTAGGATGGTTTATTATTGTAACAATTTTAGTAGTTATATCTATGATGGAATTTGGAGCAGTAGTAGGAATTATATCAGAAAATCAAATGAGTACAGGGACTATTGGAATGCCTATTTTTATGATTTTTTTAATGATACCTTTTTTTATAAGAATAAATGATGTTTTTAGAAGGATAGCTGAACTTTTACCAAATTATAATGCAGAAATATTAATGAATAGAATTTTTACTAATGAAGCTATTGGAATAAACTTTGCTTATAATATAGCAGTGATTTTAGCATGGATAATAATAGGAGCAGGAGTTTTTACTTGGATTTATAGTAAGAAAAAATTAGACTAG
- a CDS encoding DUF6483 family protein, producing the protein MDIEKLIEEFAMAFAKVLFNKEEKKSEKINIDQISSTDIFKIIFNKSFHRGDYSKAEDLIFHELENNNSTEVYEVASEFYNTLLKKSDEELNKRNFPRKEIYQGLDDIKRFKINL; encoded by the coding sequence ATGGATATTGAAAAACTTATTGAAGAATTTGCAATGGCATTTGCAAAAGTTCTTTTTAATAAAGAAGAAAAAAAGAGTGAAAAGATTAATATTGACCAAATTAGTTCAACAGATATATTCAAAATAATTTTCAATAAATCATTTCATAGGGGAGATTATAGTAAAGCAGAAGATTTAATTTTTCATGAGTTAGAAAACAATAATTCAACTGAAGTATATGAAGTTGCAAGTGAATTTTATAATACATTGCTCAAAAAAAGTGATGAAGAATTGAATAAAAGGAATTTCCCAAGAAAAGAAATTTATCAAGGATTAGATGATATAAAAAGGTTTAAAATTAATTTATAG
- a CDS encoding LytTR family transcriptional regulator DNA-binding domain-containing protein yields MLEIKNLYKKQNDNLINNINFKVEKGNLVSIESSSELSDVLIKLILDKEILGTGEIYIEDIKHSEYIKKNKKSIGVVFRDEGFYERLTVDEYMKYYSDIINSKVNYKDIMLKFSLLDIANKKIKTLNYSKRKMLAFAREILKEPKLLICQDPIFNMDKEGIRIILENIEELCSKGTAVLSISMSFKDTMLIGGKTYIIDENGLKENEDKKDDERSELNYKEEKDYLHRIQKIPAKLEERILLFDPIEIDYIESEAGISNLNIRGEKFPCMMTLTELENNLECFGFFRCHRSYIVNLQKVREVITWTRNSYSLTLDDKQKSSIPLSKGKLAELKDILKI; encoded by the coding sequence TTGTTAGAAATAAAAAATTTATATAAAAAGCAAAATGATAATTTAATAAATAATATTAATTTCAAAGTTGAAAAAGGAAATTTAGTAAGTATAGAATCTAGTAGCGAACTTAGCGATGTATTAATTAAACTTATATTAGATAAAGAAATACTAGGGACAGGTGAAATATACATAGAGGATATAAAGCATAGTGAGTATATAAAGAAAAATAAAAAAAGTATTGGCGTAGTATTTAGGGATGAAGGTTTTTATGAGAGACTTACAGTAGATGAGTATATGAAATATTATAGTGACATAATTAATTCTAAGGTTAATTATAAAGATATAATGCTAAAATTCTCCTTATTAGATATTGCTAATAAAAAAATAAAAACTTTAAATTATTCTAAAAGAAAAATGCTTGCTTTTGCTAGGGAGATATTGAAAGAACCTAAACTACTAATATGTCAGGATCCAATATTTAATATGGATAAAGAGGGGATAAGAATAATACTGGAGAATATTGAAGAATTATGTTCTAAAGGAACAGCAGTATTAAGTATTTCCATGTCCTTTAAGGACACAATGTTAATTGGAGGAAAAACTTATATTATTGATGAAAATGGATTGAAAGAAAATGAAGATAAAAAAGATGATGAGCGTAGTGAATTAAATTATAAAGAAGAAAAAGATTATCTACATAGAATTCAAAAAATTCCAGCAAAACTAGAAGAAAGAATTTTATTATTTGATCCTATAGAAATAGATTATATAGAAAGTGAAGCTGGAATAAGTAACTTAAATATAAGGGGAGAAAAGTTTCCTTGTATGATGACACTCACAGAACTTGAAAATAATTTAGAATGTTTTGGTTTCTTTAGATGTCATAGATCTTACATTGTAAATCTTCAAAAAGTAAGGGAAGTAATAACCTGGACAAGAAATAGTTATAGTTTAACATTAGATGATAAGCAAAAAAGTTCTATCCCACTCTCTAAGGGAAAATTAGCTGAATTGAAGGATATTTTAAAAATATAA
- a CDS encoding Fur family transcriptional regulator: MEPKEILKEKALKITKGRIEILNILTNSENSLSAEKIYQIYRDNNININLSTIYRTLELFEEKEITEKITLNDGVFSYKIKGETHRHHLECDICHKEVEIPCPMLQIQEMVQNSTGFTLTDHDLVMKGVCKDCKKKQ; this comes from the coding sequence AAATTCTAAAAGAAAAGGCACTTAAAATTACTAAAGGAAGAATAGAAATCTTAAATATATTAACAAATTCAGAGAACAGTTTATCTGCTGAAAAAATATATCAAATTTATAGAGACAATAACATAAATATTAATTTAAGTACCATTTATAGAACATTGGAATTGTTTGAAGAAAAAGAAATTACAGAAAAAATAACTCTTAATGATGGAGTATTTTCATATAAAATTAAAGGTGAAACACATAGGCATCATTTAGAATGTGATATTTGCCATAAGGAAGTTGAAATTCCATGCCCTATGCTCCAAATTCAAGAAATGGTTCAAAATTCAACTGGTTTTACGCTTACAGATCATGACTTAGTCATGAAAGGTGTCTGTAAAGATTGTAAAAAGAAACAATAA